The Cylindrospermopsis curvispora GIHE-G1 genome contains a region encoding:
- a CDS encoding endonuclease/exonuclease/phosphatase family protein: MQITVMTFNLRCDKPDPGERCWQKRIGAIARMIQHYQPELWGTQEGQPHQLRDLQVLLPDYEFVGGDRTGTGKGEHCAIFYKRGKLQLRETQDFYLSDTPEIPGSITWGTRLPRMVTWANFIVEDLGFSLTIMNTHLDHEVSRARELGAGLVSLRLMNFPREDYLLLTGDFNAGPRSLERIILADNYRIKDALGNLPLESQKTFHDFTGQAWDPRDTIYCDRRWQVNQVIIDDQQWEGIWPSDHFPVIVKLGLTGGN, from the coding sequence ATGCAAATCACAGTTATGACTTTCAACCTCCGCTGCGACAAACCAGATCCGGGCGAGAGGTGTTGGCAAAAGCGTATAGGAGCGATCGCCCGTATGATCCAACATTATCAACCTGAGTTATGGGGGACCCAGGAGGGTCAACCTCATCAACTTAGGGATTTACAGGTACTTTTACCAGACTATGAATTTGTGGGAGGCGATCGCACTGGAACGGGAAAAGGTGAACATTGCGCGATCTTCTATAAGAGGGGAAAGTTGCAGCTGAGGGAAACCCAGGATTTTTACCTGAGTGACACCCCAGAAATTCCCGGTAGTATTACTTGGGGAACTCGTTTACCCAGAATGGTCACTTGGGCCAATTTTATTGTGGAGGATTTGGGTTTTTCTTTGACCATCATGAATACTCATTTAGATCATGAGGTTAGTAGAGCTAGGGAGTTGGGTGCGGGTTTAGTGAGTTTGCGCTTAATGAATTTTCCCAGGGAAGACTATTTATTGTTAACGGGGGATTTTAACGCTGGTCCTAGGAGTTTGGAAAGAATTATTCTCGCTGATAATTATAGAATTAAAGATGCTCTGGGCAATCTTCCTTTAGAATCACAAAAAACCTTCCACGACTTTACGGGTCAAGCTTGGGATCCTAGAGATACAATATATTGCGATCGCCGTTGGCAAGTTAATCAGGTCATTATTGACGATCAGCAATGGGAGGGTATATGGCCATCGGATCATTTTCCGGTAATTGTCAAATTAGGTCTTACTGGAGGAAATTGA